DNA from Flavobacterium aestivum:
TAATTCCTTATTGAGATAATTTTTTTGCTCATATTTTTCCATAAAAAAAACCATAACAAATGAATGTTATGGTTTCTATAAAGAGCCGGCGGAGGGATTCGAACCCACGACCTGCTGATTACAAATCAGCTGCTCTAGCCAACTGAGCTACGCTGGCAGACTCAATATATCTTGTAATGTTGTTAACTTAAATAAAAAACCACCTAAAGAAATAGATGGTTTTTGAGCCGATAGAGGGACTCGAACCCACGACCTGCTGATTACAAATCAGCTGCTCTAGCCAGCTGAGCTACATCGGCCTCATTACGGGTGCAAATATAAGTCTGTATTTCGTTTTTTCAAAATAAATACAGACTTTTTTTTGCCTTTTTTTTACTATAATTCGTTGATTTTAGCAATCAATTGATTAGCAACTTGTTCCAATTCTACATTTATTTGTTTGAAGTGTGCTTTTTTATTTTCAACCTTCTTTTCGTTCACTTTAGTGATCAAAGCGTCAAAAGCAGCGATAGCTTCGTCGATTAATGCATTAGTTTCTGTTGTAGGTTTTCCTGTTGTAGAAATTTCGAACAAGTAAACTGCTTCAATAATATCTCCTAAAACGTAGTTGATGTCTTTCTTTAAATTCTTAACGTTTGCCATTTTATTTTTATTTAATTTGCGTTTGCAAAAGTACACATAATCTTTCTATTACCTACTATGAAATGTAAATTTCTAAGATAGAAGCTTTTCCACTTAGGCTAAATTCATTCATAGCTGCCGGTATTAGAACCGTATCTCCTTTTTTATAATTATATTTTACTGTATTGTATTCTATTTCAAAAGAACCTTCAATGCACATAAAAACAGTAAAAGTTTCTCCTGTTCTATGCATTGTCTTTTCTCCATCTAAAGGAAGAAAATTGGTTGTAAAGTAAGGACAATCAACTATTGTATTAGATTTATTTACCTCCTTAGTATATTCCTTAAATGTATTGACTTTATTGTAATTGATAGCATCAAGAGCCAAATCTACATGCAGCTCTCTTGTATTTCCTTGAGCATCTTTACGATCAAAATCGTATAAACGATACGTTATATCCGATGTTTGCTGTATTTCTGCAACCACTAATCCTGCCCCAATGGCATGAACCGTTCCTGTTTCTAAGAAAAAAACATCTCCCGATTTTACTTTCACATCATCCAGAATAGAAACCAAGGTATTGTTTTCAAGATGCTCTAAATATTCTTTTGAGCTTGAATCTTCTTTAAACCCCACTATAATTCTTGCGTCCTGATCTGCCTGCATAATATACCACATTTCAGTTTTACCAAAAGAGTTGTGACGTTTTTTAGCCAATTCATCATTAGGGTGCACTTGAATCGATAAATCTTCACGAGCATCTAAGTATTTAAAAAGCAATGGAAATTGATTCCCAAATCTTTTATAAACAGCTGTTCCAAGAACTTCGTTTGGATATTCATTGATCAAATCCGTCAATGTTTTTCCTTTATAATCACCGTTAGCAATAACACTAACATCTCCTTCAACTGTAGATAATTCCCAACTTTCTCCTGTTATACTTGAAGTAATCGGTTTATTTAGAACTGACTTTAATTTTTCTCCGCCCCAAATTCTTTCTTTTAAAATCGCTTCAAACTGTAATGGATAAATTTTTGAATTCATGTTTTTTGTGAAAATTTAAATACTATTGTGTTAATTCATTTAATGTAATTTCTTTATAACCTCAAGCGCTTTTGGGATATGTTGAGTTGCCGATATATTATCAAAAATCATAATTATAGTTCCCGTTTTATCTGCTACATAGGTAACTCTTCCCGGTAATATTCCGAATAAACGAGAAGGCACTCCAAAAAGTTTTCTTATTTTCTTATCATGATCTGATAAAAGTATAAAAGGCAACTGAAATTGCCGAGTGAATTTTTGATGCGAAGCCACACTATCACTACTTATTCCTATTACTTCGGCTCCCAGATCTTTAAAATCCTCATACTGATCTCTAAAACTACAAGCCTGTGCAGTACAACCTGATGTGTTGTCTTTTGGATAAAAATAAATAACTAATGGTTTTACACCTATTACACTCTGGCTATCAAAATCATTCCCAGCAGCATCTTTCGCGGTAAAATCTGGGATTTTATCTCCTATTTTCAATCCCATTATTCCCCTTTGTAGGTTACGAAATTACGAGGTGTTTCATAAAGAACCACTTCTAAATCAAATTCTGATTTTATTTTTTTTCTGATTTTATTCCAAATTACAACTACAATATTCTCTGCTGTAGGGTTCAAATCTTGAAATTCTGGTACATCCAGATTCAAATTCTTATGATCAAATTGATCTTCAACCTCAGCTTTGATAATATCTGCCAGAAACTTTACATCCATAACATAACCTGTTTCTTTGTCTATTTCCCCTGTAACACTAACGATTAATTCATAGTTGTGCCCATGAAAATTAGGATTATTACATTTGCCAAAAATGGCATCATTTTGTTCGAAAGTCCAATCTTTTCGATACAAGCGATGGGCAGCATTAAAATGGGCTTTTCTGGATATAGTTACTCTCATAGGTAATTTTAGATTTTAGATTGTCGATTTTAGATTACAGTAATCTAAAATCTTATATTGTATGTTCTTCTAAAAAATGATAAAACTCATCAAAAATGATTTTGAACCAAACGGTATAAATTTCTGGATTCAAAAGCATGTCTTCTTTAATATCTTCAATTTTCATCCATTTCCAATCTTCAACTTCTTCTCTATTGATCAACGGTTCTTCATTATAATAACCAATCATTACGTGATCCAGTTCATGCTCTGTCAAACCATTATCAAAAGGTGCTTTATATATAAAATGAAATAACTCTTTCAACTCTGTATTAAACCCCATTTCTTCAAACAATCTTCGATTACCGGCTTGAATATTTGTTTCGCCTTCACGTTGATGACTACAACAAGTATTGGTCCATAACAAAGGAGAATGGTATTTTTGATGTGCTCTTTGCTGGAGCATGATTTCGTTTCTATCATTCAAAACAAAAACAGAAAAAGCACGATGTAAGATGGCTTTTTCATGTGCTTCTAATTTGGGCATTAAACCAATTTGCTGATCTAATTCATTCACTAATATTACTTGTTCTTCTTCCATATATTGTATTGATGAAGCAAAAGTACAAAAAAGATATGCTTTATAAAGGCTTTAACATCCTTTTGGTTCTTTGTTGAGATCATTTCTCTTGACGAATCTTAGAATCCCAATCAAAGAAATTCTACATTCTCTTTTTGTATCTTTGATACTAATCTATTTAGAAAAAAAAGAATAAAAAACATCAACCTATTAAACAGGATTGAATACTAAAAAAAGTAATTGATCCAACTGTTAAAGCACCCGAAAAGATAGAATCTAAAAACCATCCTATCTATTACTTTTTTAAAACCAAGAAGTCATTTTTGACACAACTAACAATAGTTAAATATTTTATAAATAGAGATAGAATTGTAAAATACCCGACATTTCGATTCCTATTCGTCGATTATCTTTGAGGTATAAAAACAAACACAATGAAAACAACATCATTTTTTTACATTTTACTTCTGCTTCCCCTATTTGCTTTTCATGCATGCGGACAGAGTAAGGAAACTAAGAGCAGCGCTATGACTCCAGTTGAAACCTATAAAACAAAACCTGGAAATCCGTACTACTCGCACACTGACACTACAAAACTAAATTTGACTGACTCCGAATGGAAAAAAATCCTGCCGGAAGACGTTTATTTAGTTTCTCGCAAAGCTAATACGGAAAGAGCATTTACCGGAAAATATTGGAATACTGACCAAAAAGGCACTTATTATTGTGCTGCTTGCGGTAATACCCTTTTCCGATCAGGAGCCAAATTTGCAAGCAGTTGTGGTTGGCCAAGTTTTTTTGAACAAGAAAACAAAAAAAGTATTGTATTTAGAAACGATAATTCTTTAGGAATGGAAAGAATAGAAGCTCTTTGTGGCAGATGTGGAGGTCATTTAGGTCACTTATTTGATGACGGTCCTGCTCCAACCGGCAAAAGATACTGTATGAATTCTATAGCACTTGATTTTGTTCCAGATACTAAATAAAAAATCAAATCAATCTTTATCCCAATGAAAACAATTATTTTAGCCTGTTTGCTAATCACCGGAACCCTTTTTTCTCAAAATAATAATACAACTAAAAAAATGACACAATCTAATTTTGAAACCATAACTCTTGGAGGTGGCTGCTACTGGTGTGTAGAAGCTGTTTACGAAAATCTGAAAGGAGTAAAATCAGTCGTTTCCGGATTTTCAGGAGGCAAAACAGCCAATCCAAGTTACGAAGAAGTTTGTTCTGGTACCACAGGTTATGCTGAAGTAGTTCAAATTACTTTTGACAAAAACGTAACCAGTCTCGATGAAATTTTCAAAGTATTTTTTACTGTACACGATCCAACAACACTTAATAGACAAGGTGCCGATAGAGGAACCCAATACCGTTCTGTAATTTTTTATAATAATGAAGAACAAAAACAGGAAGCTCAATCTATTATAGCTGAATTAAAAAAAGCTAAAGTATATGAAAACCCAATCGTGACTACATTAGAACCTTTTACTAAATTTTACAAAGCTGCAGATTACCATCAAAACTATTATGCCAATAACAAAAATCAGCCCTATTGCCAAATGGTCATTCAGCCAAAACTTGAAAAATTCGAAAAAATTTTTAAAGACAAACTGAAAAATAAGAAGTAGTTTTATCAAATTAATTAAAGGCGGAATATCAATTTCGCCTTTTTTAATATCTCAAAATAACAAAATCATTCCATATATTTTTTTATAAAATGAACAGCCAAAACCCAAGTACAGCAATCGAGGAATTACCCAATGATCTTATCCTGATAAAGAAAATACTAAATGACATTGGTGACTTTGAAATTAGCCATCCCTTTCTTGAACCTGAAAGTTCAGAATACGGAGCCTGTACTTTCGTTCTAAACAATCTAAACATTCGATACCGAACTGCAAAAATTACTCCTACAAAAACTGGTCAATTTGTTACGCTATGGAAAAGAATTAATCAAGGTCCTATTCAGCCATTTGACAGTAATGACCCTATCGATTTATTTATTATTAGTACCAGAAAAGAAAATCACTTTGGGCTGTTTATTTTCCCAAAATCAGTACTGATAACCAAAGAAATCGTTTCCGATAAAAAAGAAGGAAAACGTGCTATTCGTGTTTATCCGCCGTGGGATGTAACTACTAGTAAACAAGCTCAAAAAACACAGAAATGGCAATTGGATTATTTTTTAGAGATAAATCAAACAATGGATTTGAAGCGTGTAAAATCACTCTTTCTTACAGAAAATTAAAAAAACTGACTCTCATTTCCTATAATTCAAAACATATTTTTATACATTTATTCAAATTAAACAATAAAAAATAATAACATAAAAAGCATGGATAAACTTGAAAAAGAATTAAAAAGAGAATTTCAACTCGAACGATTAATACTATTTAGTGATGCAGTTTTTGCAATTGCAATTACCTTATTGGTAATAGAAATTAAAGTTCCACACATTGAGACTAATATCAATGACACTATTGTTTTTAATGAGCTTTTGCATCTGATACCAAAATTCTTTGGGTTTGTGGTTAGTTTTTTTGTAATTGGAATTTACTGGACAGTTCATCACCGTCTTTTTAGTTATTTGATTAATTATGACACAAAATTAATATGGTTAAATATTTTATTTCTATTTTCAATAGTTCTTATGCCCTTTACAACTGCTTTATGTAGTGAATTTTTCCAGCCTCATTTACACATTCCCTACTTAATTTACACTATTAATATCTGTTTAACAGGCTTAATTAGTTTTCTCTTGGTAAAACATTTAGCTTATTCAAAAAATAATATTACTGATGGATTTGAAGATGAAAATCTGATAAAGGCTTCAATTGCCAAAAGTTTGATGATGCCAACTATATTTCTCTCCGGATTACTGATTTCCTATATTTTACCAGCATGGATTGGAAGAATGTCAACTGTATTTATTCCTTTATACCTTTGGTGTGTAAATAAAAAATACAACCAAAAACACAATTAAAAATACATTACCAAAAAACAATATAACTATGAGAAAGAAAACACTTAAACATCAAACCTTTTATCTGTCGCTTCTATTGATCCTGGTGCTAAATTTAGCACAAGCCCAAGAAAAAAAAGTGGCTCCAACTTCGCAAGAATTATACAACGAAATTGCAAAAATGGATACTGTTCTTTTTGACGCTTTCAATGTAAAAGACATGGCTAAATTCAAGCCTCTGTTTACAGAAGATTTAGAATGGTATCAAGACAATGGCGGATTGCTTTCCTATCAAACCGTTTTTTCAAATTTCGAAAAGATGTTTAATAATGAAAACAAACTCACTCGACAGTTGGTTAAAGGAAGCCTAGAAGTACATCCTATAAAAGATTTTGGCGCTATTGAAATTGCTACTCATCAATTCCGACATATGGAAAACGGGAAAGAAGAAGTAGGTACATTTAAATTTGTTGCTATTTGGAAAAAAATAGATAATCAATGGAAAGTTTCAAGAATGATTAGCTACGATCATTAATCATAAAAATTACCATTCCTGCATAATTACTTGTCATACGGGAACAACAAATTAATGCTAAAAACATTCTAAATGACTATTAGAGAAGCTAAAATTGAAGACATAAAACAAATTCAAATCGTACGGAATTCTGTTTTAGAGAACACCTTATCAAACCCTAACTTGGTAACAGACGAAGATTGTAGAGAATTCTTGACGATACGAGGAAAAGGTTGGGTTTGTGAAATTGATAATGAAATTGTTGGTTTTTCAATTGTTGATCTAAAAGACAACAATATTTGGGCTCTATTTATGAAGCCAGAATTTGAAAAGAAGGGAATTGGCAAACAACTTCATGACATTATGCTTGACTGGTATTTTGAGCAAACAAAAGACAATGTTTGGCTGGGAACTTCTCCAATGACTCGAGCTGAAATTTTTTATAGAAAAGCTGGTTGGACAGAGATTGGAACGCACGGAAAAAATGAAATTAAGTTTGAAATGACCTATAAAGACTGGACAGCTAAGAAGCAGAACCAAACATTATCTAGCTAATAAAATTTAGCTTTCTTTGTATCCTCTAAAAAATAAAAAAATGAAAGCACTTACCTTTTCTTCCTTTGGAAATTCAGATGTTCTTGAATATATAGAAATCCCAACTCCTGTATTAAAAAAAGATGAGATATTAGTCGAAATGAAAGCTATTGGTCTCAACTTTGCCGATGTGTATAGACGTAAAGGAAATTACCATCTCAAAGGGAATCCTCCTTTTATTGCTGGTTATGAAGGTGCCGGAATTGTGGTGGAGACCAATGGAAATTCCGACTTTAGAGTTGGAGATCGTGTAGCTTTTGCCGATGTTCCTTTTGCTAATGCTGAATTGGTAGCAGTTCCTCTTGACCATGTAATTCCGTTACCAGACAGTATATCTTTCGAAACCGCAGCGACTATTTTGTTGCAAGGACTAACCGCTCATTATTTGGCAACCGACAGTCATAAAACCCAAAACGGAGAAACAGTATTGGTTCATGCTTCGGCTGGTGGAGTCGGGCAATTCTTGACACAAATCAGTAAACTTCTAGGTGCTAGAGTTATTGGACTAACATCATCTTCTGAAAAAGCTGAAGTCTCAAAACAAAATGGAGCTGACGCTGTTTTTCTATATTCAGAAGATTGGAAAAAGCAAGTTTTAGATTTTTGCCCAAATGGTGTAGATGTTGTTTACGACAGTATTGGCAGCACCTTGAATGATAGTTTTGAAGTAACCAAAATGTGTGGGCAAGTTGTATTTTTTGGAATGGCTGGTGGCGATCCTGAATTTGTAAACCCAAGAATGCTGATGGATACTTCTAAAACATTGACGGGTGGTGATTTATGGAGCTATTTGATTTCAAAAGAAGAGCGCATCAAAAGAGCTCACCAATTATTTAATTGGATTGCCAATGGTGATATAACTATAGCAACTCCAACAATTTTCAAACTATCAGAAGGCAAAAATGCTCATGATTATTTAGAAAGCCGAAAAAGCACTGGAAAAATTATCCTGATTCCGTAAATAATCAGAGCGTGCCATCAATATAAAAAGGGCTGACTAAGCGGTGCTAAAGTCAGCCCTTTTTATATTGGTGTCGGGCTATCCGAGCTACTTCGGTAGCTTCCTCTTATTCCTCACGGAAAAAATCTATTATAACTGATTAACTTCAATCTTCGTTAATTCAGATAATTCTAAAATTCTGTCTACTTCACTTTTATTTGCCACAAAAAACAAATAATTATCTCCATACGTTTCGTAAGTCATTAATTCAAGATTTTGTTTTGCTAAAGCAGACTGAATATAAGGAAACAAATCATGGCAATATGTTTTTTCCGGGTATTCAAAATTGAAATCTTCACCTATTAACTCTGAAATGAAATATTCTGCATCTTCTGGGCCAAATTTCCAATCACTGTTCCAACTATCTATACTTTCAAAAAAATCAAAATGACCTTCAACTTTCGAATGATATTCTTTTGGTTCTTTTTTAAAATTCTCCAAAAGTTTTTTTGATTGCTCTTGAAGCAGTTCTTCTTCTATATCTCCTCTTGAAACCAGTTTTATAAATTCTTCGAAAATTTCTTCAGTAACCTCGATTTCTTCTGGCAATAAATTCTCTTGTGTAGGAACATTAATGTCTTCAGGCAATTCGATTTCTAGATACTGACAAATTCCCTGCAAAACTCTTTCAAATTCTTTAAACCCTATTTTCTGAATTTCATTTTTAGGATTATTTATATCAATATATTCTGTATCCAAAATCGCTTTTGTGTAATCCGAAAAATAATCATGACTGTATAAAATTCTAAAATCATTTGTTTCCAAACTATCAGTACAACAAAAGAAAATGATAAAATTATGCAAAACATGTTTTAGATAATTTTTCATTTCTGGAATTGGCTCCGTATAAAATTGAATATGAATACAATCGTATTCTAATTCCTGAAGCATATGCTCTTCAGAAATTGGACCGATATTTATCTTTTTATACAACTCATTTAAAACTTCATAAGCATTTTTAAAACCGCTTTTTTTGATTTCATTTCTCCCTTCTTCATGATCAAATGAAGTTGGAAACGTATACAAATTCACAGAAACTGTATCATGAATTCCTTTCATTTTAAATTCCAGGCTATTTTCCTCTGTATACAAATAAGAATAAATCGAATCAATAACATCAAAAGATACAATTGATTTTTGATTGTTATTTCCACCAAATAAATTAGAAAAAAATTTTTTCATTGAAATATGTTATTTTAAAGCTTCGGCAATCATTAAGGCGCATTTTTCTCCATCAATGGCTGCAGAGATAATCCCTCCTGCATAACCAGCTCCTTCTCCGCACGGATACAAACCTTTTATTTCCAAATGTTCGTAAGTAAATGCATCTCTAGGAATACGAACCGGTGATGAAGTTCTAGATTC
Protein-coding regions in this window:
- a CDS encoding type I phosphomannose isomerase catalytic subunit produces the protein MNSKIYPLQFEAILKERIWGGEKLKSVLNKPITSSITGESWELSTVEGDVSVIANGDYKGKTLTDLINEYPNEVLGTAVYKRFGNQFPLLFKYLDAREDLSIQVHPNDELAKKRHNSFGKTEMWYIMQADQDARIIVGFKEDSSSKEYLEHLENNTLVSILDDVKVKSGDVFFLETGTVHAIGAGLVVAEIQQTSDITYRLYDFDRKDAQGNTRELHVDLALDAINYNKVNTFKEYTKEVNKSNTIVDCPYFTTNFLPLDGEKTMHRTGETFTVFMCIEGSFEIEYNTVKYNYKKGDTVLIPAAMNEFSLSGKASILEIYIS
- a CDS encoding peroxiredoxin, with amino-acid sequence MGLKIGDKIPDFTAKDAAGNDFDSQSVIGVKPLVIYFYPKDNTSGCTAQACSFRDQYEDFKDLGAEVIGISSDSVASHQKFTRQFQLPFILLSDHDKKIRKLFGVPSRLFGILPGRVTYVADKTGTIIMIFDNISATQHIPKALEVIKKLH
- a CDS encoding 6-pyruvoyl trahydropterin synthase family protein; this translates as MRVTISRKAHFNAAHRLYRKDWTFEQNDAIFGKCNNPNFHGHNYELIVSVTGEIDKETGYVMDVKFLADIIKAEVEDQFDHKNLNLDVPEFQDLNPTAENIVVVIWNKIRKKIKSEFDLEVVLYETPRNFVTYKGE
- the idi gene encoding isopentenyl-diphosphate Delta-isomerase yields the protein MEEEQVILVNELDQQIGLMPKLEAHEKAILHRAFSVFVLNDRNEIMLQQRAHQKYHSPLLWTNTCCSHQREGETNIQAGNRRLFEEMGFNTELKELFHFIYKAPFDNGLTEHELDHVMIGYYNEEPLINREEVEDWKWMKIEDIKEDMLLNPEIYTVWFKIIFDEFYHFLEEHTI
- the msrB gene encoding peptide-methionine (R)-S-oxide reductase MsrB, with amino-acid sequence MKTTSFFYILLLLPLFAFHACGQSKETKSSAMTPVETYKTKPGNPYYSHTDTTKLNLTDSEWKKILPEDVYLVSRKANTERAFTGKYWNTDQKGTYYCAACGNTLFRSGAKFASSCGWPSFFEQENKKSIVFRNDNSLGMERIEALCGRCGGHLGHLFDDGPAPTGKRYCMNSIALDFVPDTK
- the msrA gene encoding peptide-methionine (S)-S-oxide reductase MsrA, with the translated sequence MKTIILACLLITGTLFSQNNNTTKKMTQSNFETITLGGGCYWCVEAVYENLKGVKSVVSGFSGGKTANPSYEEVCSGTTGYAEVVQITFDKNVTSLDEIFKVFFTVHDPTTLNRQGADRGTQYRSVIFYNNEEQKQEAQSIIAELKKAKVYENPIVTTLEPFTKFYKAADYHQNYYANNKNQPYCQMVIQPKLEKFEKIFKDKLKNKK
- a CDS encoding MepB family protein; the protein is MNSQNPSTAIEELPNDLILIKKILNDIGDFEISHPFLEPESSEYGACTFVLNNLNIRYRTAKITPTKTGQFVTLWKRINQGPIQPFDSNDPIDLFIISTRKENHFGLFIFPKSVLITKEIVSDKKEGKRAIRVYPPWDVTTSKQAQKTQKWQLDYFLEINQTMDLKRVKSLFLTEN
- a CDS encoding TMEM175 family protein, with product MDKLEKELKREFQLERLILFSDAVFAIAITLLVIEIKVPHIETNINDTIVFNELLHLIPKFFGFVVSFFVIGIYWTVHHRLFSYLINYDTKLIWLNILFLFSIVLMPFTTALCSEFFQPHLHIPYLIYTINICLTGLISFLLVKHLAYSKNNITDGFEDENLIKASIAKSLMMPTIFLSGLLISYILPAWIGRMSTVFIPLYLWCVNKKYNQKHN
- a CDS encoding nuclear transport factor 2 family protein gives rise to the protein MRKKTLKHQTFYLSLLLILVLNLAQAQEKKVAPTSQELYNEIAKMDTVLFDAFNVKDMAKFKPLFTEDLEWYQDNGGLLSYQTVFSNFEKMFNNENKLTRQLVKGSLEVHPIKDFGAIEIATHQFRHMENGKEEVGTFKFVAIWKKIDNQWKVSRMISYDH
- a CDS encoding GNAT family N-acetyltransferase, encoding MTIREAKIEDIKQIQIVRNSVLENTLSNPNLVTDEDCREFLTIRGKGWVCEIDNEIVGFSIVDLKDNNIWALFMKPEFEKKGIGKQLHDIMLDWYFEQTKDNVWLGTSPMTRAEIFYRKAGWTEIGTHGKNEIKFEMTYKDWTAKKQNQTLSS
- a CDS encoding quinone oxidoreductase family protein gives rise to the protein MKALTFSSFGNSDVLEYIEIPTPVLKKDEILVEMKAIGLNFADVYRRKGNYHLKGNPPFIAGYEGAGIVVETNGNSDFRVGDRVAFADVPFANAELVAVPLDHVIPLPDSISFETAATILLQGLTAHYLATDSHKTQNGETVLVHASAGGVGQFLTQISKLLGARVIGLTSSSEKAEVSKQNGADAVFLYSEDWKKQVLDFCPNGVDVVYDSIGSTLNDSFEVTKMCGQVVFFGMAGGDPEFVNPRMLMDTSKTLTGGDLWSYLISKEERIKRAHQLFNWIANGDITIATPTIFKLSEGKNAHDYLESRKSTGKIILIP
- a CDS encoding DUF6630 family protein — translated: MKKFFSNLFGGNNNQKSIVSFDVIDSIYSYLYTEENSLEFKMKGIHDTVSVNLYTFPTSFDHEEGRNEIKKSGFKNAYEVLNELYKKINIGPISEEHMLQELEYDCIHIQFYTEPIPEMKNYLKHVLHNFIIFFCCTDSLETNDFRILYSHDYFSDYTKAILDTEYIDINNPKNEIQKIGFKEFERVLQGICQYLEIELPEDINVPTQENLLPEEIEVTEEIFEEFIKLVSRGDIEEELLQEQSKKLLENFKKEPKEYHSKVEGHFDFFESIDSWNSDWKFGPEDAEYFISELIGEDFNFEYPEKTYCHDLFPYIQSALAKQNLELMTYETYGDNYLFFVANKSEVDRILELSELTKIEVNQL